From Magnetococcales bacterium, a single genomic window includes:
- a CDS encoding sigma-54-dependent Fis family transcriptional regulator translates to MTTIHAPAIPSIDAKTFLSIHPVPTILVDLEYRVLACNKLYEENYGPITGLGKARCYEISHSYSRPCDQEGESCPLHACLETGVSQRLLHVHQTPEGKEYVDVEIRPIHDHDGKIVYYLEILTPVRIASADPAPVGLVGSSPAFQHMLQMIQRVANSKVSVLLLGESGTGKEVVARAIHQASPRTAMPFVPVECSGLTESLFESELFGYERGAFTGAHLRKIGLAEVAHQGTLFLDEIGDIPLPLQVKLLRLLETKSFRRVGGINTHYANFRLICATNRDLAAMVAQGEFRLDLYYRIGVFPIYMPPLRDRRDDLPVLVQSLLNRTEGGQGIHLAPETMEWLMNHPFTGNIRELMNILERAIIMMDGQTMLPEHLPDHGHLFPSSPGHTNAPHLNPDPTSCPDTDQQHVAPPVSFQLQEILPLDQVEMLYLDQVIRQFGSDKALLADKLKVSLRTLYRKIEMMENLKKTSDFQNA, encoded by the coding sequence ATGACCACGATCCACGCACCTGCCATCCCATCCATCGATGCCAAGACCTTTTTGAGCATCCATCCCGTGCCAACCATCCTGGTGGATCTGGAGTACCGTGTCCTGGCCTGCAATAAATTGTACGAGGAAAATTATGGACCCATAACCGGGTTGGGCAAGGCACGCTGTTATGAAATTTCACACTCATATTCCAGACCTTGTGATCAAGAGGGCGAATCCTGTCCCCTGCATGCCTGCCTGGAAACCGGCGTCAGCCAGCGGCTGCTGCATGTGCATCAAACGCCTGAAGGCAAGGAATATGTCGATGTGGAAATCCGTCCCATCCACGATCATGACGGCAAAATTGTCTACTATCTGGAAATCCTGACCCCGGTCCGGATTGCATCCGCCGACCCGGCACCGGTTGGATTGGTCGGTTCGTCACCGGCGTTTCAACACATGTTGCAGATGATCCAGAGAGTTGCCAACAGCAAGGTGTCCGTTTTGCTGCTGGGGGAGTCCGGTACCGGCAAGGAGGTGGTGGCCCGGGCCATTCATCAGGCAAGCCCCAGGACTGCCATGCCTTTTGTGCCTGTCGAATGTTCCGGACTGACCGAAAGCCTGTTTGAAAGCGAGCTGTTCGGTTACGAACGGGGCGCGTTTACCGGTGCCCATCTGCGCAAAATCGGTCTGGCCGAGGTTGCCCACCAGGGAACCTTGTTTCTGGATGAAATCGGCGACATTCCCCTGCCGCTCCAGGTCAAATTGCTGCGTCTGTTGGAGACCAAGAGCTTTCGCCGGGTGGGAGGGATCAATACCCATTATGCCAATTTTCGCCTGATCTGTGCCACCAACCGGGATTTGGCCGCCATGGTGGCACAGGGAGAATTCCGTCTTGATCTCTACTATCGCATCGGGGTGTTTCCCATTTACATGCCCCCTTTACGGGATCGTCGGGATGATCTCCCAGTGCTTGTCCAATCCCTCCTGAACCGCACGGAAGGGGGGCAGGGAATTCATCTGGCCCCGGAAACCATGGAGTGGCTCATGAACCATCCCTTCACAGGCAATATCCGGGAATTGATGAACATCCTGGAACGGGCCATCATCATGATGGATGGTCAAACCATGTTGCCCGAGCATCTTCCCGACCATGGCCATCTCTTCCCCTCCTCACCAGGCCACACCAACGCCCCCCATCTCAACCCGGACCCGACATCCTGCCCGGATACGGATCAACAACATGTTGCCCCGCCTGTTTCATTTCAGTTACAAGAAATCCTGCCTCTCGATCAGGTGGAAATGCTCTATCTGGACCAGGTGATACGCCAGTTCGGTTCCGACAAGGCCCTGTTGGCCGACAAGTTGAAAGTCAGTCTGCGCACACTCTACCGGAAGATTGAAATGATGGAAAACCTGAAAAAAACGAGCGATTTCCAGAATGCTTGA